One Armigeres subalbatus isolate Guangzhou_Male unplaced genomic scaffold, GZ_Asu_2 Contig1992, whole genome shotgun sequence genomic window carries:
- the LOC134203617 gene encoding DNA-directed RNA polymerase III subunit RPC4-like: MESTVKIKQEPGLKSKRVNSSVPSMPSAATTAPIPTGVTIKTERLTSFRVPRDLTLGGLANGRAVKPVTNKKVYTPNLNAVRNKDTNVKTASTGPKQRVKSERKDKAGGRKQSSLVQTAGIFSEGLAQRVLQQRSKYDKYNSSAKEPGEAIRRPVYRTEIKVDPEDERKRISDLFGDAEEDELPSEEVKKYENQMLRPVRLDNLDYKFKALKPEVKDENPKPQAGELLESIKATDNQNNFFLLQLPDALPGKTDSEVRKTELNGTGEEEAKTDPQRCTVRELEEGYIGKVIRYRSGKVKLLLGNTVFDLSMGMDSGFLQELVSITQQIRKNEAGILSIWRRLNLN; encoded by the exons ATGGAATCCACTGTTAAAATTAAGCAAGAACCGGGACTCAAATCGAAAAGAGTTAATTCTTCCGTGCCGTCAATGCCATCCGCAGCAACGACAGCTCCCATTCCTACCGGTGTAACCATCAAAACCGAACGTCTTACATCGTTTCGTGTTCCGCGGGATCTAACTTTAGGTGGACTGGCCAACGGTCGAGCTGTGAAACCAGTAACAAATAAAAAAGTGTACACACCAAATTTGAATGCAGTGAGGAACAAAGACAC GAATGTTAAAACAGCATCAACGGGACCGAAGCAGAGAGTCAAATCAGAACGCAAAGATAAAGCCGGTGGTCGAAAGCAGAGCTCGCTGGTCCAGACCGCTGGTATTTTCTCTGAGGGTCTGGCCCAGCGCGTGCTTCAGCAACGTTCAAAATATGACAAATACAACAGTTCTGCGAAAGAGCCGGGGGAAGCAATCCGGCGTCCAGTTTATCGAACCGAAATTAAGGTTGATCCGGAAGACGAGCGGAAACGTATTTCGGACCTTTTTGGGGACGCCGAAGAGGATGAACTACCTTCGGAAGAGGTGAAAAAgtatgaaaatcaaatgttgagGCCCGTACGTCTGGACAATT TGGATTACAAATTCAAGGCTTTGAAGCCCGAAGTCAAAGATGAAAATCCAAAACCGCAAGCAGGCGAATTGCTCGaatctatcaaagcgactgatAACCAGAACAACTTCTTCCTGCTGCAGCTTCCGGATGCATTACCTGGGAAAACCGACTCGGAAGTGCGGAAAACGGAACTCAATGGAACTGGAGAAGAGGAGGCAAAAACTGATCCGCAGCGTTGCACAGTTCGAGAGCTGGAAGAAGGTTACATCGGGAAAGTGATTCGATATCGATCGGGTAAAGTCAAATTGCTTCTAGGAAACACAGTGTTCGATCTGTCCATGGGTATGGATAGTGGATTTTTACAGGAGCTTGTGTCGATCACACAACAAATCCGGAAGAACGAAGCAGGAATATTATCAATCTGGCGGCGATTAAATCTAAACTGA